From a single Rickettsia endosymbiont of Cantharis rufa genomic region:
- the nuoH gene encoding NADH-quinone oxidoreductase subunit NuoH, producing the protein MLGLFFEYIFPLIIIALKVVVITIPLILCVAYLTYAERRVIGLMQLRRGPNVVGPFGLLQPIADAVKLLFKEPIIPTNSDKILFILAPMITFILSLIGWAAIPFAKGVVLADINVGVLYILAISSLSVYGIIIAGWASNSKYAFLGAIRSSAQMISYEVSMGLVIITVLLTTGTLNLSGIIEAQRIMPWWIDLMLLPMGVVFFISVLAETNRLPFDLPEAESELVAGYNVEYSSMGFALFFLGEYANMILVSAMTTTFFLGGYLSPFNISWLDCIPGFFWFVFKVGFLLFCFLWIRATLPRYRYDQLMRLGWKVFLPLTLFWVVLVSSVLVCTDNLPNV; encoded by the coding sequence ATGCTAGGACTCTTTTTTGAATATATTTTTCCGCTTATTATAATCGCTTTAAAGGTGGTGGTAATCACTATCCCTTTAATTTTATGCGTTGCGTATTTAACATATGCAGAGCGTCGTGTTATTGGATTAATGCAGCTTCGACGAGGGCCTAACGTTGTCGGTCCGTTTGGGCTTTTGCAGCCTATTGCCGATGCGGTTAAGCTCTTATTCAAAGAGCCGATTATTCCAACTAATTCCGATAAAATATTATTTATTCTAGCACCGATGATAACTTTTATATTAAGTTTAATTGGTTGGGCAGCGATACCTTTTGCAAAGGGCGTAGTTCTTGCAGACATTAATGTCGGTGTTTTATATATTCTTGCTATATCTTCATTAAGCGTTTACGGCATTATTATTGCCGGCTGGGCTAGTAATTCAAAATATGCTTTTTTAGGAGCTATACGCTCGTCTGCTCAAATGATTTCTTATGAAGTATCGATGGGGCTGGTTATTATTACCGTGTTACTTACTACCGGTACTCTCAATTTAAGTGGGATTATTGAAGCACAAAGAATAATGCCGTGGTGGATTGATTTAATGCTACTACCTATGGGCGTCGTGTTTTTCATCTCGGTGCTTGCCGAAACAAATAGATTACCTTTTGATTTACCTGAAGCAGAATCGGAGCTAGTTGCCGGTTATAATGTTGAATATTCCTCTATGGGATTTGCTTTATTTTTCCTAGGTGAATATGCTAATATGATACTTGTTAGTGCAATGACTACGACTTTCTTTTTAGGAGGTTACCTGTCGCCGTTTAATATATCGTGGTTAGATTGTATCCCAGGGTTCTTTTGGTTTGTATTTAAGGTCGGATTCCTATTATTCTGCTTTTTGTGGATTAGGGCGACCCTGCCGAGATATCGCTATGACCAATTAATGCGTTTGGGATGGAAAGTATTTTTACCTCTGACTTTATTTTGGGTGGTGTTAGTATCAAGCGTGTTAGTATGTACTGATAATCTTCCGAATGTTTAG
- the nuoI gene encoding NADH-quinone oxidoreductase subunit NuoI: protein MINYLKSFFLYEIVRGMALTLKYFFKPKVTINYPYEKSPVSPRFKGEHALRRYENGEERCIACKLCEAICPAQAIVIEAEEREDGSRRTTRYDIDMTKCIYCGLCQEACPVDAIVEGPNFEFASLTHTALIYDKEKLLQNGDRWEQALASKLHKDYEYR from the coding sequence ATGATAAACTATTTAAAATCATTTTTTCTATATGAGATAGTAAGGGGTATGGCTTTGACTTTAAAGTATTTCTTTAAGCCCAAGGTTACTATAAATTATCCTTATGAAAAAAGTCCTGTTAGCCCAAGATTTAAGGGTGAGCATGCTCTGCGCCGCTATGAAAACGGGGAAGAGCGTTGTATTGCTTGTAAGCTTTGTGAAGCTATTTGTCCAGCTCAGGCGATAGTAATTGAAGCGGAAGAGAGAGAAGACGGTAGTAGACGTACCACTCGTTATGATATCGATATGACAAAATGCATCTATTGCGGGTTATGTCAAGAAGCTTGTCCTGTTGATGCGATAGTTGAGGGTCCTAATTTTGAGTTTGCAAGCCTAACTCATACTGCACTTATTTACGATAAAGAAAAATTACTGCAAAACGGCGATAGATGGGAACAGGCACTAGCTAGTAAACTACACAAAGATTATGAGTACAGGTAA
- a CDS encoding IS1-like element transposase, with protein MSINGSGVRDTVRVLKVGINTVIRVLKKSSVKKDKSFYQYDRSNYCS; from the coding sequence ATGTCAATCAATGGCTCTGGAGTTAGGGATACAGTAAGAGTATTAAAAGTGGGTATCAATACGGTTATCCGTGTTTTAAAAAAATCTAGCGTTAAAAAAGATAAATCATTCTATCAATACGATAGAAGTAATTATTGCTCCTGA
- the ccmA gene encoding heme ABC exporter ATP-binding protein CcmA — MLSLHQLQFNIEQRSLFDLNITLLPSAITYIKGANGCGKSSLLRMIAGIIQPNSGNIYYKSSNINNIAKPYCTYIGHNLGLKLEMTVFENLKFWSEIYNSTETLQAAVHYFKLHDLLDEKCYNLSSGMQKIVAVARLIACQSDLWLLDEVETNLSKENRGLLNNLIVMKTNNGGIVLLSSHLENSIKSAHTLQLH, encoded by the coding sequence ATGCTATCACTTCACCAATTACAATTTAACATAGAACAAAGAAGTTTATTTGACCTGAATATTACTCTGCTACCTTCTGCTATTACATATATCAAAGGAGCTAACGGCTGTGGTAAAAGCTCGCTACTGCGGATGATAGCCGGAATTATACAACCAAACAGCGGTAATATTTACTATAAAAGTAGTAATATTAACAATATCGCTAAACCTTATTGTACTTATATCGGTCATAATCTAGGGCTAAAACTCGAAATGACTGTTTTTGAGAATCTAAAATTTTGGTCGGAAATTTATAATTCTACCGAAACCTTACAAGCCGCAGTTCATTACTTCAAGTTACACGATTTATTAGATGAAAAATGCTATAATCTGTCTAGCGGGATGCAGAAAATCGTAGCCGTAGCAAGGCTTATTGCCTGCCAATCGGATTTATGGTTACTTGATGAAGTTGAAACCAATTTAAGCAAGGAAAATAGGGGTTTACTAAATAATTTAATTGTCATGAAAACAAATAACGGTGGTATTGTTCTTCTATCCTCCCACCTAGAAAATTCTATAAAATCAGCACATACATTACAACTGCATTAA
- a CDS encoding NADH-quinone oxidoreductase subunit M, with protein sequence MLQLPIISISIFLPLISVLYILLFISQSKKTDKPIYVMYVVVLSSVLTFISTIYILIELDSSNPAYQFVERYAWLDKIGLEFHVGVDGISIFFVVLTSFLTLICIIGSLFTVKKYIKEYLVCFLLMESFCIGAFTSVNLLLFYLFFEAILVPMYIIIGVWGGENRIYAALKFFLYTFFGSVFFLLSLIYIYSKIHSFDLTYIAELTGNIPLFAQQILWWAIFIAFAVKIPMIPFHTWLPDAHVQAPTSGSVILAGILLKLGGYSFLRVLLPLFPGVSQEFAIYVIYLSVIAIIYASLVALAQKDTKKMIAYSSIAHMGYVTIGIFSFTEVGVSGAIFQMLSHGVISSCLFLIVGTLYERLHTKEIAKYGGVASKMPVLATFFMIAMLGSVGLPGTSGFIGEFLSLLGIYKVNVIATFMAALGIILGAVYMLKLYKEVMLGEITNKEIMHFRDLYKYEIISIAPLILLIIYFGLMPSSILNVFRLSVENLLVRFGG encoded by the coding sequence ATGCTACAATTACCTATTATATCTATCAGTATTTTTCTCCCACTAATAAGTGTGCTGTATATTTTGCTGTTTATTAGTCAAAGTAAAAAGACAGATAAACCAATATATGTAATGTATGTTGTAGTTCTTAGTTCTGTTTTAACATTCATCTCAACTATTTATATTTTAATAGAGCTTGACTCCTCAAATCCTGCTTACCAATTTGTTGAACGCTACGCTTGGCTTGATAAGATCGGGCTTGAATTCCATGTAGGTGTTGACGGTATATCGATATTTTTCGTGGTTCTAACTTCTTTTCTTACTCTTATTTGTATAATTGGAAGCTTATTTACCGTTAAAAAATATATTAAAGAGTATTTGGTATGCTTTTTATTAATGGAATCTTTTTGCATTGGGGCATTTACCTCAGTAAATTTACTATTATTTTATCTGTTTTTTGAAGCAATATTAGTGCCGATGTATATTATTATTGGTGTATGGGGTGGCGAAAATAGAATATATGCAGCTCTTAAATTCTTCTTATACACTTTTTTCGGTTCGGTATTTTTCCTACTTTCATTAATTTACATTTATAGCAAAATTCATAGCTTTGATTTAACTTACATTGCTGAACTTACTGGTAATATTCCATTATTTGCTCAGCAAATTTTATGGTGGGCAATTTTTATAGCCTTTGCCGTTAAAATCCCTATGATTCCTTTTCATACTTGGCTACCCGATGCACACGTACAAGCTCCAACCAGCGGTTCGGTTATTCTTGCCGGTATTCTGCTGAAACTCGGCGGTTACAGTTTTTTAAGAGTATTACTACCACTATTTCCGGGTGTATCACAAGAATTTGCAATTTACGTAATTTACCTTAGTGTTATTGCTATAATATACGCATCACTCGTTGCTCTTGCTCAAAAAGATACGAAGAAGATGATAGCATATTCATCTATTGCACATATGGGGTATGTTACGATAGGTATTTTTAGCTTTACCGAAGTCGGAGTTAGCGGAGCAATATTTCAGATGCTTAGCCATGGTGTTATTTCTTCATGTCTATTCTTAATAGTCGGTACTTTATATGAAAGATTACATACTAAGGAAATAGCTAAATATGGCGGCGTAGCAAGTAAAATGCCTGTGCTTGCCACATTTTTTATGATTGCAATGCTTGGCTCTGTCGGGCTACCCGGTACTAGCGGATTTATCGGAGAATTTTTAAGCCTGCTTGGGATTTATAAGGTGAACGTAATAGCGACCTTTATGGCGGCTCTTGGTATAATCCTTGGTGCAGTTTATATGCTGAAATTATACAAAGAGGTTATGCTAGGCGAAATTACTAATAAAGAAATTATGCATTTCAGAGATTTATATAAATACGAAATAATCTCAATAGCTCCTTTAATATTATTGATTATTTACTTTGGTCTAATGCCGAGTTCAATTCTAAATGTATTTCGTTTATCGGTAGAAAATTTGTTGGTTAGATTTGGTGGTTGA
- the nuoL gene encoding NADH-quinone oxidoreductase subunit L: protein MLPLASSVINGLFVKIIDKKLAQIIATSFLSLSALFSLIIFSHTGLDGHIIHIKLLPWIEVGDFKVNWSIYIDQLTSIMFIVVTWVSSVVHIYSLGYMAKDKGIIRFLSFLALFIFFMLMLVSADNFLQLFFGWEGVGVCSYLLIGFWYSKESVNKAAIKAFITNRASDFAFILGIITIIFYCGSANYKDVFSSAELLSNTKILLRFSILDIICLLLFIGCMGKSAQIGLHIWLPDAMEGPTPVSALIHAATMVTAGVFLVARCSYLFEYSPIVLQFITIIGGVTCLFAASIAIMQSDIKKIIAYSTCSQLGYMFMACGVSAYNSGIFHLVTHAFFKALLFLSAGNVIHVVHEQDIFKMGNLRNKMPITYGNFLIGSLALIGIYPLAGFYSKDSILEAAYSSGSFMFIFGIATAILTAIYSMKIIMLVFHGKTKLEKDVFEHAHEPAKVMNNPLILLVAGSFFSGMIGYYLLSMDKPNGYFHESIFNLHIYKLLISHPPLYIKLLPMAVGIIGIVTGICVFSLSSRLYSMSFLRKQESKKNKLNVLLDSRFRGNDIFDELYNCLIVKPINCLASLFYLGDQKMIDRFGPNGFSRVVNCFSVLAGKTQTGYVFNYALYIVSFIVVTISFFVWKGF, encoded by the coding sequence ATGTTACCGCTTGCATCTAGCGTAATAAACGGACTATTTGTAAAGATAATAGATAAAAAATTAGCTCAAATAATTGCAACCAGCTTTTTATCATTATCTGCCCTATTCTCACTAATAATATTTAGCCATACCGGCCTAGACGGGCATATAATCCATATTAAATTATTACCATGGATTGAGGTTGGAGATTTTAAAGTAAATTGGTCGATTTATATAGATCAACTCACTAGTATAATGTTTATAGTCGTAACATGGGTGTCAAGCGTTGTGCATATCTATTCGCTTGGCTATATGGCGAAAGATAAGGGGATTATACGCTTTTTGTCTTTTCTTGCGCTTTTTATTTTCTTTATGTTAATGCTAGTGTCAGCAGATAATTTCTTACAATTATTTTTTGGCTGGGAGGGCGTCGGCGTTTGCTCATATTTACTAATCGGATTTTGGTATTCAAAAGAATCAGTCAATAAAGCAGCAATTAAAGCTTTTATAACAAATAGAGCCAGTGACTTTGCTTTTATTTTAGGTATAATAACAATAATTTTTTACTGTGGCTCAGCAAACTATAAGGATGTATTTTCATCTGCAGAGTTATTATCTAATACAAAAATATTATTACGATTTTCTATTCTAGATATTATTTGTTTATTATTATTTATCGGTTGCATGGGTAAATCTGCACAGATCGGTTTACATATATGGCTTCCTGATGCGATGGAAGGACCGACTCCCGTATCAGCACTCATTCACGCAGCAACTATGGTAACAGCCGGAGTATTCTTAGTGGCGCGCTGCTCATATTTGTTTGAATACAGCCCTATAGTTCTACAATTTATTACAATTATCGGTGGTGTTACTTGTCTTTTTGCCGCAAGCATTGCTATTATGCAAAGCGATATCAAGAAGATTATTGCTTACTCTACCTGTAGCCAACTTGGTTATATGTTCATGGCTTGCGGAGTATCTGCCTATAATAGCGGAATATTTCACCTAGTAACTCATGCGTTTTTTAAAGCATTATTATTCTTATCGGCAGGTAACGTAATACACGTCGTTCATGAGCAGGATATTTTTAAAATGGGGAACTTGCGGAATAAAATGCCGATAACTTACGGCAACTTCTTAATCGGCTCACTTGCATTGATAGGTATTTATCCGCTTGCAGGATTCTACTCTAAAGACTCGATTTTAGAGGCGGCATATAGTAGCGGATCGTTTATGTTTATTTTTGGAATAGCGACCGCAATACTTACCGCTATTTATTCAATGAAAATTATTATGCTTGTGTTCCACGGCAAAACTAAGCTAGAAAAAGATGTTTTTGAGCATGCTCACGAACCGGCTAAAGTAATGAATAATCCCCTTATATTACTGGTAGCAGGCAGCTTTTTTAGCGGTATGATTGGTTATTATTTACTCTCTATGGATAAACCAAACGGCTATTTCCATGAAAGTATATTTAATTTACATATTTATAAATTACTAATCAGTCATCCACCTTTATATATAAAATTACTACCAATGGCAGTCGGTATAATAGGAATTGTTACAGGAATTTGTGTATTTTCATTGTCATCACGGCTTTATTCTATGTCATTCCTGCGAAAACAGGAATCCAAAAAAAATAAACTTAACGTTTTATTAGATTCTCGCTTTCGCGGGAATGACATTTTCGACGAACTGTATAATTGTTTAATTGTTAAGCCTATTAACTGTTTAGCCTCTTTATTTTATCTTGGCGACCAAAAAATGATCGATCGTTTTGGACCGAACGGTTTTTCAAGAGTTGTTAATTGTTTTAGTGTCTTGGCCGGCAAAACACAAACAGGGTATGTTTTTAATTATGCTTTATATATTGTATCGTTTATTGTTGTAACAATTAGTTTTTTCGTTTGGAAAGGTTTTTAA
- the nuoK gene encoding NADH-quinone oxidoreductase subunit NuoK, with translation MNEYITLNHYLILSSLIFTIGMFGLFMHRKNIINILMSIELMLLAVNINFVAFSVYMQELSGQIFSIIILTVAAAETSIGLAILLIYFRNKGSIEITDINQMKG, from the coding sequence ATGAATGAATACATAACGCTTAATCATTATTTAATCTTAAGTAGCTTAATTTTTACTATCGGAATGTTTGGATTATTTATGCATCGCAAAAATATTATCAATATATTAATGTCCATTGAGTTAATGCTGCTTGCAGTTAACATAAATTTTGTTGCATTTTCCGTATATATGCAAGAATTATCGGGGCAAATTTTTAGTATCATAATTTTAACCGTAGCAGCTGCCGAAACTTCAATCGGACTTGCGATATTACTTATATATTTCCGCAATAAAGGCTCAATTGAAATTACTGATATTAACCAAATGAAGGGGTAA
- a CDS encoding NADH-quinone oxidoreductase subunit J — MPIFFYLFATLIIISSLCVVLSKNSIYSVLWLIFAFLNGAGLMILLGAEFLAMMLIIIYVGAVAVLFLFVIMMLDMHFNKTIVQLKENLALSIFIALMMFVDLAIIILLGTKNINFSSDVSFAITHNISNTKAIGNVLYTDFMLPFQMAGLILFVAMIACITLTLKKREGVKRQNTSKQLSHNKKNAALMTKPLLNKGVGDIKYE; from the coding sequence ATGCCTATATTTTTTTATTTATTTGCAACATTAATAATTATCAGCAGCTTATGCGTTGTTTTAAGCAAAAATTCCATATACTCAGTATTATGGTTAATTTTTGCGTTTCTCAATGGTGCAGGGCTTATGATTTTGCTTGGAGCAGAATTTTTAGCTATGATGCTGATAATAATTTATGTTGGAGCGGTAGCGGTGTTATTTCTATTTGTGATAATGATGCTAGATATGCATTTTAATAAGACAATAGTGCAGTTAAAAGAAAATCTAGCTTTAAGTATTTTTATAGCTCTAATGATGTTTGTCGATTTAGCAATAATTATTTTACTTGGTACTAAAAATATTAATTTCAGTTCGGATGTATCATTTGCCATAACACATAATATCTCGAATACTAAAGCAATAGGTAACGTGCTTTACACAGACTTTATGTTACCGTTTCAAATGGCAGGGCTTATCTTATTCGTAGCTATGATTGCATGTATCACGTTAACGCTAAAGAAGCGCGAGGGAGTAAAACGTCAAAATACATCAAAACAATTAAGTCACAATAAGAAAAATGCCGCATTAATGACAAAACCTCTTTTAAATAAAGGTGTTGGGGACATTAAGTATGAATGA
- a CDS encoding class I SAM-dependent methyltransferase, whose product MSVKTSNSSTLANGHDKTVKKSHSVQSVVNGAISDHNTYDEVPYESYSYALTNPYHLSTLAALFGVNAPEVENSRILELGCAAGGNLIPHAVLYPKAHFVGVDLSKVQIDEANKNVKELGLKNIEFHHCSITDIGDSFGKFDYVICHGVISWVPKTVRDKIFEVCNKNLSPNGIAYISYNTLPGWNMVRTIRDMMMYHSSSFTNVRDRIAQSRLLLEFVKDSLENSKTPYAEVLKTEAGLLAKQTDHYLRHDHLEEENAQFYFYEFMNEARRHNLQYLADCNLSTMYLGNMPPKVVEQLKVVNDIVRTEQYMDFITNRRFRTTLLCHSDVKINRNINNNDVIKFNMIFNIVPEKPIKEVDLNNASKSLKFFLNGDRDSNLSTSSPYMKAILYTFSENLNNPLSFEKITAEANKKLHGTKLNEIKAELLNNAMKLVLQGYISITTQKHRNHPEIDKPKTTKMVIHQASHAPYMWVTNLKHEPIAVNFFEKFALRYMDGKHDKKAIIEAVLGHVEKGELTLSKEDKKVGSREEIRRELDSLFAPMIEKFSSNALLV is encoded by the coding sequence ATGTCCGTAAAAACTAGTAACTCTTCTACTCTTGCTAATGGTCATGATAAAACGGTAAAAAAATCGCATTCTGTACAATCAGTTGTTAACGGTGCGATTTCAGATCATAACACTTATGATGAAGTACCATACGAAAGCTATTCGTATGCCCTTACCAATCCTTATCACTTAAGTACACTTGCAGCTCTTTTCGGTGTAAATGCTCCTGAAGTTGAAAATAGCAGAATATTAGAGCTTGGTTGTGCTGCAGGCGGTAATTTAATACCACATGCAGTTCTTTACCCAAAAGCTCATTTTGTTGGGGTTGATTTGTCTAAGGTACAAATTGACGAAGCAAATAAAAATGTTAAGGAACTAGGACTAAAAAATATAGAGTTTCATCATTGTTCGATAACCGATATTGGCGATTCTTTCGGTAAGTTTGATTATGTAATTTGCCATGGCGTAATTTCTTGGGTACCAAAAACCGTTAGAGATAAAATTTTTGAAGTTTGTAATAAAAATCTTAGTCCAAATGGAATAGCTTATATTAGCTATAATACACTCCCAGGCTGGAATATGGTCCGTACTATTAGAGATATGATGATGTATCATTCTAGCTCATTTACAAATGTACGGGATAGAATAGCTCAATCTAGATTGTTACTGGAATTTGTTAAGGATAGCTTAGAGAATTCTAAAACTCCTTACGCAGAGGTATTAAAAACTGAAGCAGGACTGCTTGCTAAACAAACTGATCATTATTTACGTCATGATCATTTAGAAGAAGAAAATGCTCAATTCTACTTTTATGAATTTATGAATGAAGCAAGGAGGCATAATTTACAATATTTAGCTGATTGTAATCTTTCGACTATGTACCTTGGTAATATGCCGCCGAAAGTAGTAGAGCAATTAAAAGTGGTGAATGATATAGTTAGAACCGAACAATATATGGATTTTATTACGAATCGTCGCTTTAGAACCACTTTGTTATGTCATAGCGATGTGAAAATTAATAGAAATATTAATAATAACGATGTAATAAAATTTAACATGATCTTTAATATAGTGCCTGAAAAGCCGATTAAAGAAGTAGATCTTAATAATGCTTCTAAATCCTTAAAATTCTTCTTAAATGGGGATAGAGATTCTAATTTATCGACTAGTTCGCCTTATATGAAAGCTATTTTATACACTTTCAGCGAAAACCTAAATAACCCCTTAAGCTTTGAAAAAATAACTGCAGAAGCTAATAAAAAACTACACGGTACAAAATTAAACGAAATTAAAGCTGAACTTTTAAATAATGCTATGAAGCTAGTATTACAAGGTTACATTAGTATCACGACTCAAAAACATCGGAATCACCCTGAGATTGATAAACCTAAAACAACAAAAATGGTTATACATCAAGCAAGCCATGCCCCTTATATGTGGGTAACAAATTTAAAACATGAACCAATTGCGGTTAATTTCTTTGAGAAATTTGCACTTAGATATATGGACGGTAAACATGATAAAAAAGCAATTATTGAAGCTGTACTTGGACATGTAGAAAAAGGCGAATTAACTTTAAGTAAAGAAGATAAAAAAGTAGGAAGCAGAGAAGAAATACGTAGAGAACTAGACAGCTTATTTGCTCCGATGATCGAGAAATTTTCTTCTAACGCTTTGTTAGTTTGA
- a CDS encoding outer membrane beta-barrel protein produces MTKLLKIFFITIIIFNSNTFAKETVFYIGAESGVVEPVVSKFRHKHSNTEIILKKSNMYSGKIGYMIYPQIAIEFSATYQPKYRLHYVLPQQNLNNGLAIPPTPGNTKVLSNIYMLNLIYDLEKIKTFTPFVILGGGIAQVKVKSTSSRWSVINSDYFKVKRTHKNCVAWQVGLGVSQEITSNLSIDATAKLQTAYRVRINYDTLDMRTGQFVPANPIKKTIAVGEFGVGFTYRLPF; encoded by the coding sequence ATGACTAAATTACTAAAAATATTTTTTATTACTATCATCATTTTTAATAGTAATACTTTTGCAAAAGAAACGGTCTTTTATATAGGAGCAGAAAGCGGAGTAGTTGAACCGGTCGTTAGTAAATTCCGACATAAGCACTCAAATACCGAAATAATTTTAAAAAAATCAAATATGTATAGCGGAAAAATAGGCTATATGATATATCCGCAGATAGCTATTGAATTTTCAGCAACCTATCAACCTAAATATCGTCTACATTACGTATTACCTCAACAAAATTTAAATAACGGTCTTGCTATTCCTCCTACTCCGGGCAATACTAAAGTATTATCAAATATATATATGCTAAATCTTATTTATGATTTAGAAAAAATAAAAACTTTCACACCTTTTGTAATACTTGGAGGTGGAATAGCACAAGTAAAGGTTAAGTCTACCTCTTCTAGGTGGAGTGTTATAAATAGCGATTATTTTAAAGTAAAGAGAACTCATAAAAATTGCGTTGCTTGGCAAGTAGGTCTTGGGGTTTCACAAGAAATAACTTCAAATTTAAGTATTGATGCAACTGCAAAATTACAAACGGCATATAGAGTAAGGATTAATTATGATACACTTGATATGAGAACGGGGCAATTTGTGCCGGCAAATCCTATCAAAAAAACTATAGCCGTTGGAGAATTTGGCGTAGGATTTACTTATAGATTGCCATTTTAA
- a CDS encoding TerC/Alx family metal homeostasis membrane protein: MSWIIFYTVIFALLILDLGIVHKKNTVMSFKGSVFFSLFYFIIACLFGIYVYYNTGADHAREYYTCFLIEKAMSLDNIFVISIIFQFFKIPWKYQHRVLFFGIIGVIIFRAIMIYGGIILINKFAWLLYIFAVILIATGIKTFYVSHKTFDIQNSYIYKSIVKNLNITPSLEGDKFFVKRNNKLYFTPLFISLVLIEAIDLVFAIDSIPAIFAITNDIFIIYTSNIFAILGLRALFFCLAEVVERFSYIKYSLALILIFIGFKIFIHHYIAIPAYVSLTVTITLLLFGMIASIIRKNMIDH, translated from the coding sequence ATGAGTTGGATTATTTTCTATACGGTAATTTTTGCTTTACTAATTCTTGATTTAGGAATCGTACATAAAAAAAATACCGTAATGAGCTTTAAAGGAAGCGTATTTTTTAGTCTTTTCTATTTTATAATAGCTTGTTTATTTGGTATCTATGTTTACTATAATACGGGGGCAGATCATGCTCGTGAATATTATACTTGCTTTCTCATTGAGAAAGCTATGTCACTTGATAATATCTTTGTTATCTCTATTATTTTTCAATTTTTTAAAATTCCCTGGAAATATCAACATCGTGTTTTATTTTTCGGGATAATAGGCGTAATAATATTCAGAGCTATAATGATTTACGGAGGTATTATCCTTATAAATAAATTTGCCTGGTTATTATATATTTTTGCCGTAATACTTATTGCTACAGGTATAAAAACTTTTTATGTATCACATAAAACTTTTGATATACAGAATTCTTATATTTACAAGTCAATAGTAAAAAATCTAAATATTACTCCTAGTCTTGAAGGAGATAAGTTTTTTGTTAAACGTAATAACAAACTATATTTTACTCCCCTTTTTATATCTTTAGTACTGATAGAAGCAATAGATTTAGTCTTTGCTATTGATAGTATCCCTGCAATATTTGCAATCACTAACGATATTTTTATAATCTATACTTCAAATATTTTTGCTATTTTAGGGCTTAGAGCTCTATTCTTTTGTTTAGCAGAGGTTGTAGAACGTTTCAGTTATATAAAATATTCTTTGGCTTTAATTTTAATATTTATCGGCTTTAAAATATTTATTCATCATTATATAGCGATTCCGGCATATGTTTCGCTCACTGTAACTATTACTTTATTACTATTTGGTATGATTGCTTCAATAATTAGAAAAAATATGATTGACCATTAA